The following are encoded in a window of Halorarum salinum genomic DNA:
- the gvpK gene encoding gas vesicle protein GvpK, translating to MTRIELDGEEGNAGDGLTALVVAVVEVLVEALQREAVRRMEGGRLTDEEIERLGAQLAAIEEELDDLKETQGIEEEVGRLRGDLDSLVGDAVRSLADEPTGDGSPEERPATDGGPEADD from the coding sequence ATGACCAGGATTGAACTCGACGGCGAGGAAGGGAACGCGGGCGACGGGCTGACGGCGCTCGTCGTCGCGGTCGTCGAGGTCCTCGTGGAGGCGCTCCAGCGCGAGGCGGTCCGCCGGATGGAGGGCGGCCGGCTCACGGACGAGGAGATCGAGCGGCTGGGCGCCCAGCTCGCGGCGATCGAGGAGGAACTGGACGACCTGAAGGAGACGCAGGGGATCGAGGAGGAGGTCGGACGGCTCCGCGGCGACCTCGACTCGCTCGTCGGCGACGCGGTCCGGTCGCTGGCCGACGAGCCGACCGGCGACGGGTCGCCCGAGGAGCGCCCCGCGACCGACGGGGGACCGGAGGCCGATGACTGA